Proteins from one Ipomoea triloba cultivar NCNSP0323 chromosome 1, ASM357664v1 genomic window:
- the LOC115999902 gene encoding beta-galactosidase 13-like — translation MSPPRNILLLAVASLLVVSAMAGGPRSVTYDRKSMIINGTRELLFSGSIHYPRSPPEMWPQIIRDAKKGGLNTIQTYVFWNIHEPVQGQFNFEGNNDLVKFIKLIGEAGMYVTLRVGPYLEAEWNFGGFPYWLREVPGIIFRSYNEPFMTHMKRYVKMVIDLMKKEKLFAPQGGPIILAQIENEYGNVQLAYRENGKKYIKWAADLGVGLYNEIPWIMCKQKEAPNTVISACNGRHCADTFQGPNGDDKPLLWTENWTAQYRVFGDPPSQRAAEDIAFSVARFFAIGGSLVNYYMYYGGTSFGRTTSSFVTTRYYDEAPLDEFGLRREPKWSHLSDVHRAIRLAKKPMLWGNQTVEKVGADIEIVVYEQPEMKICAAFLTNNHTKKPATVDFRGAKYYLPEKSVSILPDCKTVVYNTQTIVSQHNARNFHASKVATNLKWEMYQESIPTVEHLPIKNQVPRELYTLAKDTSDYAWYSTRIDFDRRDLPMRSDILPVIQIDSLGHALLAFVNGKYVGHKHGDFVEKKFLFKKPVELKPGRNDITILGTTVGLPNSGAYMEKRFAGPRSITIQGLMDGTLDITMNVWSHSVGLSGEKLELFTEEGAKKVTWTPLSKKTGPLTWLKTYFDEPEGKNPVALRMEGMAKGMIWVNGNNLGRYWVSYLSPIGKPTQMEYHIPRAFLKSKDNLLVILEETGGNPESVEIQTVDRDTICSMVPEYAPPHVKSWERTGNEFRPTVEDLKSGARLTCPDDKIIKKIEFASFGNPDGACGNLYAGNCTSPNSLKVVQTECLGKHRCWVSLERNAFDEEGKDPCPDIYKTLAIQASCGRD, via the exons atgtCTCCACCACGTAACATTCTGTTGTTGGCCGTGGCTTCCTTGTTGGTCGTGTCGGCAATGGCGGGCGGTCCCCGGAGCGTCACATATGATCGGAAATCGATGATCATCAACGGGACCAGAGAGCTTCTCTTCTCCGGCTCCATTCACTACCCCCGTAGCCCGCCGGAGATGTGGCCGCAGATCATAAGGGATGCTAAAAAGGGAGGTTTGAATACGATTCAAACATACGTGTTCTGGAACATTCACGAACCAGTGCAAGGGCAGTTCAACTTTGAGGGCAATAACGACTTGGTGAAGTTCATAAAGCTGATCGGAGAAGCGGGTATGTACGTGACTCTTAGGGTCGGACCTTACCTGGAGGCGGAATGGAATTTCGGAGGGTTCCCTTACTGGCTTAGGGAGGTTCCCGGCATCATTTTCCGTTCATATAATGAACCTTTCATGACCCACATGAAGAGATACGTCAAAATGGTCATCGATTtgatgaaaaaggaaaaactaTTCGCCCCTCAAGGTGGCCCCATCATTTTGGCACAG ATCGAAAATGAGTACGGCAATGTGCAACTGGCATATAGGGAGAATGGGAAGAAATATATTAAGTGGGCAGCAGATTTGGGTGTTGGTCTATACAATGAAATCCCATGGATCATGTGCAAGCAAAAGGAAGCCCCTAATACAGTG ATCAGCGCATGTAACGGAAGGCACTGCGCAGATACATTCCAGGGCCCTAATGGCGATGACAAGCCTTTATTGTGGACTGAAAACTGGACCGCTCAATATAGGGTTTTCGGTGACCCTCCGTCCCAAAGGGCTGCCGAAGATATTGCGTTTTCCGTCGCTCGCTTTTTCGCCATCGGCGGCAGCCTCGTCAACTATTACATGTACTATGGTGGAACAAGTTTTGGTCGAACAACCTCCTCATTCGTAACCACTAGGTATTACGATGAAGCACCCCTTGATGAATTTG gtTTGAGGAGAGAGCCAAAATGGAGCCACCTAAGTGATGTGCACAGAGCAATTAGATTGGCCAAGAAGCCTATGCTTTGGGGAAACCAGACTGTGGAGAAGGTCGGAGCGGATATtgag ATCGTAGTTTATGAGCAACCAGAAATGAAAATTTGCGCCGCCTTCTTGACCAACAACCACACAAAAAAACCGGCCACCGTTGACTTCAGAGGCGCTAAATACTATCTGCCCGAAAAATCCGTCAGCATTCTCCCCGATTGCAAGACTGTCGTTTACAATACTCAAACG ATAGTTTCGCAACACAATGCAAGGAACTTCCACGCTTCAAAAGTTGCAACCAATCTGAAATGGGAGATGTACCAAGAAAGCATCCCAACCGTTGAACACTTGCCAATCAAGAACCAGGTCCCACGCGAGCTCTACACATTGGCAAAAGATACCAGTGATTACGCTTGGTACAGCACCAG AATTGATTTTGATCGCCGTGATTTGCCGATGAGGAGTGACATCCTTCCAGTCATCCAGATTGACAGCCTTGGCCATGCATTGCTTGCATTCGTCAATGGCAAATACGttg GGCACAAGCATGGAGACTTCGTTGAGAAGAAATTTTTGTTCAAGAAGCCTGTTGAGTTGAAGCCTGGGCGTAATGACATCACAATATTGGGCACCACAGTTGGACTCCCG AATAGCGGAGCCTACATGGAGAAGAGGTTTGCTGGACCAAGATCAATAACAATCCAAGGTTTGATGGATGGGACCCTTGATATCACCATGAACGTCTGGTCCCATTCG GTAGGTCTTTCGGGAGAAAAGCTCGAGTTATTCACAGAAGAGGGAGCCAAGAAGGTGACGTGGACTCCATTGTCGAAGAAAACCGGACCCCTTACTTGGTTGAAG ACATATTTTGATGAACCAGAGGGCAAAAACCCAGTAGCCTTGAGAATGGAGGGAATGGCAAAGGGCATGATTTGGGTGAACGGCAATAACCTCGGCCGTTACTGGGTCTCTTACCTCTCCCCAATCGGAAAGCCAACTCAAATGGAGTATCACATCCCAAGAGCATTCTTGAAATCCAAAGACAATTTATTGGTTATCTTGGAGGAAACCGGCGGGAACCCAGAAAGCGTAGAGATCCAGACAGTGGACCGGGACACGATATGCAGCATGGTGCCGGAGTACGCGCCGCCGCACGTGAAATCCTGGGAGAGAACCGGGAACGAGTTCCGGCCGACGGTCGAAGATTTGAAATCCGGCGCACGCCTAACCTGCCCTGACGACAAAATCATCAAGAAAATAGAGTTCGCCAGCTTCGGTAACCCTGACGGCGCGTGCGGAAACTTGTACGCCGGAAACTGCACTTCGCCCAACAGCCTTAAAGTCGTCCAAACGGAGTGCCTGGGAAAACACCGGTGCTGGGTTTCGCTGGAGAGAAATGCGTTTGACGAGGAAGGCAAGGACCCCTGCCCCGACATTTACAAGACTCTGGCTATACAGGCAAGCTGCGGACGGGATTAA
- the LOC115999366 gene encoding protein MCM10 homolog isoform X1, translated as MSDQEDLDLLLSLEDRVLETPPASPSSHSPDYLSDDERPKRVGQTDMSVFRVAVQDCLDYDTETAKKALKSKSNIPKASNDSEVEKFSGLRIRNQLVSPVELSNRFSDIRFVRLPAIKNLLSGDTLSGCWATVGVLTETGQPRTSSTGKPYAIWKMGCLKENTVSVFLFGDAYQRNSNEKAGAVFALFNCGVRNDNSQNGFSLSVYSASNILKMGTSVDYGVCKGKRKDGMACTLVINKRNGIYCSYHRQKTSEKYSVTRTELKGGNLRTAFRGPLKSEGIYMVDPLADKTNLAKNKAPVKLFSAEQLKEALSKAGKVTTNAYSQGIRFLNKITEESISSTKISTAQSQRISKTSERISLTKRKNPTQVKIGEEVHVHSKRSKSHEGTERVQQGQVKEKMIELDIVSSDDEL; from the exons ATGTCGGATCAAGAGGACTTGGATCTTCTCCTTTCACTCGAAGATAGGGTTTTGGAAACCCCTCCGGCATCTCCCTCATCCCACTCTCCAG ATTACCTATCGGATGATGAGCGACCTAAGCGAGTCGGGCAGACGGATATGTCTGTCTTCCGAGTTGCCGTTCAGGATTGTCTTGACTACGATACTGAGACTGCTAAGAAGGCTCTCAAATCTAAATCCAATATTCCCAAGGCATCAAATGATTCGGAGGTGGAAAAGTTTTCGGGTTTACGGATTCG GAATCAATTAGTCTCACCTGTTGAGCTGAGCAACCGCTTTTCTGATATCCGATTTGTTCGATTACCAGCAATAAA GAATTTGCTATCAGGAGATACCCTCTCAGGGTGTTGGGCAACTGTTGGAGTCCTAACTGAGACGGGACAACCTAGGACTAGCTCTACTGGAAAGCCCTATGCAATTTGGAAAATGGGATGCTTGAAAGAAAATACTGTTTCAGTATTTTTGTTTGGCGATGCTTATCAGAGGAATAGCAATGAGAAGGCTGGGGCTGTGTTTGCCCTTTTCAACTGCGGCGTCCGCAATGATAATTCG CAGAATGGCTTTTCTTTGAGTGTATATTCTGCAAGTAACATCTTAAAGATGGGCACTTCTGTTGATTATGGAGTTTGCAAGGGGAAAAGGAAAGATGGAATGGCTTGCACACTAGTCATTAATAA GCGTAATGGTATATATTGTAGCTATCACAGACAG AAAACATCAGAGAAGTACTCTGTCACAAGGACTGAACTCAAGGGAGG GAACCTAAGAACTGCTTTTAGGGGTCCTCTCAAATCAGAAGGAATTTATATGGTTGACCCTTTAGCTGACAAAACAAACTTAGCAAAGAACAAAGCACCAGTGAAATTATTTTCTGCAGAACAATTAAAAGAAGCATTGAG CAAAGCAGGGAAAGTGACTACAAATGCATATTCGCAGGGAATTCGATTTCTTAATAAGATTACAG AAGAATCTATAAGCTCCACAAAAATTTCTACTGCACAGAGTCAACGAATAAGCAAGACAAGTGAAAG GATATCATTAACTAAAAGAAAGAATCCAACTCAAGTCAAAATAGGTGAAGAAGTGCATGTGCATAGCAAGAGATCAAAATCACATGAAGGAACAGAAAGAGTACAACAAGGGCAGGTTAAAGAGAAAATGATAGAACTAGACATTGTAAGCTCAGATGATGAACTCTAG
- the LOC115999366 gene encoding protein MCM10 homolog isoform X2, whose protein sequence is MSDQEDLDLLLSLEDRVLETPPASPSSHSPDYLSDDERPKRVGQTDMSVFRVAVQDCLDYDTETAKKALKSKSNIPKASNDSEVEKFSGLRIRNQLVSPVELSNRFSDIRFVRLPAIKNLLSGDTLSGCWATVGVLTETGQPRTSSTGKPYAIWKMGCLKENTVSVFLFGDAYQRNSNEKAGAVFALFNCGVRNDNSNGFSLSVYSASNILKMGTSVDYGVCKGKRKDGMACTLVINKRNGIYCSYHRQKTSEKYSVTRTELKGGNLRTAFRGPLKSEGIYMVDPLADKTNLAKNKAPVKLFSAEQLKEALSKAGKVTTNAYSQGIRFLNKITEESISSTKISTAQSQRISKTSERISLTKRKNPTQVKIGEEVHVHSKRSKSHEGTERVQQGQVKEKMIELDIVSSDDEL, encoded by the exons ATGTCGGATCAAGAGGACTTGGATCTTCTCCTTTCACTCGAAGATAGGGTTTTGGAAACCCCTCCGGCATCTCCCTCATCCCACTCTCCAG ATTACCTATCGGATGATGAGCGACCTAAGCGAGTCGGGCAGACGGATATGTCTGTCTTCCGAGTTGCCGTTCAGGATTGTCTTGACTACGATACTGAGACTGCTAAGAAGGCTCTCAAATCTAAATCCAATATTCCCAAGGCATCAAATGATTCGGAGGTGGAAAAGTTTTCGGGTTTACGGATTCG GAATCAATTAGTCTCACCTGTTGAGCTGAGCAACCGCTTTTCTGATATCCGATTTGTTCGATTACCAGCAATAAA GAATTTGCTATCAGGAGATACCCTCTCAGGGTGTTGGGCAACTGTTGGAGTCCTAACTGAGACGGGACAACCTAGGACTAGCTCTACTGGAAAGCCCTATGCAATTTGGAAAATGGGATGCTTGAAAGAAAATACTGTTTCAGTATTTTTGTTTGGCGATGCTTATCAGAGGAATAGCAATGAGAAGGCTGGGGCTGTGTTTGCCCTTTTCAACTGCGGCGTCCGCAATGATAATTCG AATGGCTTTTCTTTGAGTGTATATTCTGCAAGTAACATCTTAAAGATGGGCACTTCTGTTGATTATGGAGTTTGCAAGGGGAAAAGGAAAGATGGAATGGCTTGCACACTAGTCATTAATAA GCGTAATGGTATATATTGTAGCTATCACAGACAG AAAACATCAGAGAAGTACTCTGTCACAAGGACTGAACTCAAGGGAGG GAACCTAAGAACTGCTTTTAGGGGTCCTCTCAAATCAGAAGGAATTTATATGGTTGACCCTTTAGCTGACAAAACAAACTTAGCAAAGAACAAAGCACCAGTGAAATTATTTTCTGCAGAACAATTAAAAGAAGCATTGAG CAAAGCAGGGAAAGTGACTACAAATGCATATTCGCAGGGAATTCGATTTCTTAATAAGATTACAG AAGAATCTATAAGCTCCACAAAAATTTCTACTGCACAGAGTCAACGAATAAGCAAGACAAGTGAAAG GATATCATTAACTAAAAGAAAGAATCCAACTCAAGTCAAAATAGGTGAAGAAGTGCATGTGCATAGCAAGAGATCAAAATCACATGAAGGAACAGAAAGAGTACAACAAGGGCAGGTTAAAGAGAAAATGATAGAACTAGACATTGTAAGCTCAGATGATGAACTCTAG
- the LOC116020227 gene encoding heavy metal-associated isoprenylated plant protein 26-like has product MGILDHLSDMFDCSSGRHYRRRYKKRRQLQTVEMRVKMDCEGCERKVRRSVEGMKGVTSTQVEPKQHKLTVVGYVDPDRVVARVAHRTGKKVELWPYVPYDVVAHPYAPGVYDKKAPAGYVRRAEDPHVYQLARASSTEVRYTTAFSDDNPAACAVM; this is encoded by the exons ATGGGGATTCTTGATCATCTTTCCGACATGTTTGATTGCTCTTCCGGCCGCCACTACCGCCGCCGCTACAAGAAGCGCCGACAActtcag ACGGTGGAGATGAGAGTGAAGATGGATTGCGAAGGGTGCGAGAGGAAAGTGAGGAGGTCGGTGGAGGGAATGAAGGGGGTGACGTCAACACAGGTGGAGCCGAAGCAGCACAAGCTCACCGTCGTGGGCTACGTGGATCCGGACAGGGTGGTGGCGCGTGTGGCTCACCGGACGGGCAAGAAGGTGGAGCTTTGGCCCTACGTGCCGTACGACGTCGTCGCGCATCCGTATGCGCCCGGGGTGTACGACAAGAAGGCTCCGGCGGGGTACGTGCGCAGGGCGGAGGATCCGCACGTTTACCAGCTCGCACGCGCCTCCTCCACTGAGGTTCGCTACACCACCGCCTTTAGTGATGATAACCCGGCCGCCTGCGCTGTCATGTGA